The following are from one region of the Candidatus Omnitrophota bacterium genome:
- a CDS encoding glycosyltransferase family 87 protein: MSAALIGFAVLFLGYSDSVRREWDFAVYYLAADALWSGKNPYDPHVLINIGKAVDGAGYEGLPYLYSPLFARLLYPFTRLSYFDAAFAWMALKCAALEWSLFSILMLLRLSPSWWSLALLNLGALFYRPIALDFNAGNVAVFESALILGSLAAWRRKSSAAAPLLLAAGAIKGTPLLMLLYPIHRRDYPFLKSFAAAFAVLLFLLLLGYQAVYQCYSFFHGPIWRTMWDEQVQSIYNCSSITVLLRTFSETYFSEPLYHSPFLTGLLIPLFPIMVFCLAAYGIYRRESHVEYENTDEKSLSIILLCLLLLPPRLAGYNLALSFYPLVQILFSAWREKRNAVLFIALIGLLFIQIDLRQIGIHKGHIKPGPIQLLIDKDFFGLLFLFIAAVTLCISKDFHRNSLDRSLEAK, encoded by the coding sequence ATGTCCGCCGCCCTAATCGGCTTTGCCGTTCTCTTTCTCGGCTATAGCGACTCCGTGCGCCGGGAATGGGATTTCGCCGTTTATTACCTCGCTGCGGACGCGCTTTGGAGCGGAAAGAATCCTTACGATCCCCATGTTTTGATCAACATCGGGAAAGCCGTGGATGGGGCGGGATACGAAGGATTGCCCTATCTCTACTCGCCGCTCTTTGCTCGATTGCTTTATCCATTTACTCGTCTTTCCTATTTCGACGCCGCTTTCGCTTGGATGGCGCTCAAATGCGCGGCGTTGGAATGGAGCCTGTTTTCCATATTGATGCTTCTGCGCCTTTCTCCCTCATGGTGGTCTCTAGCTCTTCTCAATCTGGGCGCACTTTTTTACCGTCCGATCGCCTTGGATTTCAACGCGGGCAATGTCGCCGTCTTTGAATCGGCGTTGATCCTCGGTTCTTTAGCGGCCTGGCGGCGAAAATCTTCCGCCGCCGCACCGCTGCTGCTCGCCGCCGGGGCGATCAAGGGAACGCCGTTATTGATGCTGCTTTATCCGATCCACCGGCGCGATTATCCATTTTTAAAATCGTTCGCCGCCGCTTTCGCCGTTTTATTGTTCCTTCTTTTGCTTGGTTACCAGGCTGTTTATCAATGTTATTCTTTCTTTCACGGACCGATATGGCGTACGATGTGGGATGAACAGGTGCAAAGCATTTATAACTGTTCATCCATAACCGTTCTATTAAGAACATTTTCCGAAACTTATTTTTCCGAACCACTCTACCATTCGCCCTTCTTGACGGGACTACTCATACCCCTTTTTCCGATCATGGTTTTTTGCTTGGCTGCATATGGTATCTATCGCAGAGAATCTCATGTTGAATATGAAAACACGGATGAAAAGTCTTTATCAATCATATTGTTATGTCTTCTTCTTCTCCCTCCGCGCCTAGCCGGTTATAACCTAGCGCTTTCTTTTTATCCCCTTGTGCAAATCCTATTTTCGGCATGGAGAGAGAAACGAAACGCAGTTCTCTTCATCGCCTTGATCGGATTGCTCTTCATTCAAATCGATTTGCGTCAGATCGGAATTCACAAGGGCCACATCAAACCAGGGCCGATTCAACTCTTAATCGATAAAGATTTTTTTGGATTGTTATTTTTATTCATCGCCGCTGTAACTCTCTGTATATCGAAGGATTTTCATCGAAATTCTCTCGATAGATCCTTGGAAGCAAAATAG